Proteins from a genomic interval of Trichocoleus desertorum ATA4-8-CV12:
- a CDS encoding DUF2811 domain-containing protein translates to MRDRGAIPESLYITIQEQLEHHPTWDINSFFIAVL, encoded by the coding sequence CTGAGAGATCGAGGTGCAATTCCTGAAAGTCTTTACATCACGATTCAGGAGCAGCTTGAGCATCACCCTACCTGGGATATCAACAGCTTTTTCATTGCTGTTCTCTGA